DNA from Laspinema palackyanum D2c:
GACAGTCGGGGGGTTCTCTTGTTTCCACGTTCCGCTCCTCCCCTAGGGGTGGAGTCCGGGTATAGAGTAAAACCGTTCATCCCGATCAGAATCTTAATCAAATTTAACTTAATTATCAGGATCGATGCAACTGACTCGCCTAAAAGTCGGTAAAACCCGCTCAGAATCGGGTAAAACGAGGACTCAATTACTCCGCTAATTGGCGAAATGGTTCGGTAAACCCTTCTTTAAGTTTAAGTTATGTTAAGACAATTTCACAATTTGCCCTGATCTCAGGTTCCTAAGTCTTCTGAGCAATTGTAGTAGCGCGTCCAGCTTAAAATTGTGGGTTCTATCCCTCCTAACCCGCCTTGCCAAGGCGGGAACTCAGAAATTTTTACCCACAATTTTAGCCTAGACGTGCTAGTAGGGTGGGCACGGCCCACCTTTCTTCCGGTGGGCCGTGCCCACCCTACAAGTCCAAGCAGAAACGGGGGACAAAAGAGGCGATCGCCAGAATGCAAAAATGGGCGCACCTAGATGCGCCCATCTTATGAATCTTGTATGAATCGGTTTTTTTTAAACGTCCCCCAGACTGTCCCGATTCCTCTAAATGTAGGGGTGATTCAGGAATCACCCGAGAACAGGGATGGGGTCTAGCAGAGTCGGAGGGGACAGCTAGATATCCAGCCAAGGACCCCTCCCGGAGATGAGTCCCCCTGCTGCCCGCATCCGCAAAGGAGTGTGTGGAACGAAACGCGGAATGCACAAGGCAAAATAGAACCAGGGAACAGTCTGAGGAAGGGTCAGGACACGGCTGGGACCCTCAACCGACAGTTAGGGGTTAGGGGAATGGTTCCCGGTAATTTGTTCTTTGATTTCCTCAACTTTGACCGACAACTCTTTACGAGTCGTTGCACTGAGTAAATACCGATAAATAAACCAGCCAGAGTAAGCCATACCCACGATTTCAAAGGTTGGCTGTACTAAGGGAATGCCGTTAAGCACTTCCAAGACAGCAACCAATACTCTCAGGGACACCAAAGCCGCAATCAGTAAACCAACGGTGGTTAAGGGTCTTTGGTTGTCTTTAACAAACCCAGTGACGTAATCCGGGAGATAAGAGAGGATTTCGCGAACTTGTTTGCCGATCCGCTCTAACTGTTCATTTGTGGCCCCTGTATTGGGGACTCCGGTGGTTACCACTGGGACAGTCGATGGTTCAGACATCTCGTCCACAGGGATTTCAGAAGTAGGAATTTCTACCACAATCTTATCTTGGGATGTTTCTGGTTCAGGATTTTGAGTCAAGGTACTACCCTCTTGTTCGTCAACCTTTAAGACTTTGTGCAGGCGCGTTTTGTCCAGCTCCCGCTGATAAAGTAATACCCAAGATTGTATCAGGTCAGGACCGTGCAGTTCGCCAGTTAATCCGGCTCGCAGCGATCGCATCACCAGCCCTTTTTTGACATTAAGCTGTTTTGTGACCTGTTTAATGATGTCTTGGGCATCTGCTGCTGTCAGGCTTTCGTGACTTTTTAAATGTCCGATTACCGCTTCGAGAACCTGGGAGGCTCCCTCTTTTTCCAGTTCGGCTGCTGCTTCATCGCTGAGTTCGACCTCATCAACAAAGAACATCCGACTGAGTTCCACCGCATCAGTCAAGCGAGTTAAACTCGGACCAATTAAGGCCGAGAGTTGTTCCAACCAAGGACGGTGGCCCTCCGGATCAACAGGATATCCCGCTTGTTGCCACACCGGAATTAGTTTTTCGGTGAGGTTTTCGGGGGACATTTGGTGGAGGTATTGGCTATTAATCCAATCCAGTTTATCCCAATCAAATTTGGCCCCAGCTTTATTAACGCGATCGAAGCTAAACTGCTTTGCCGCCTCATCCAGGGTAAACAGTTCCTGATTATCCGGTGGGGACCAACCCAGCAAGGTCATATAGTTGACCAAGGCTTCGGGGAGGAATCCCATTGCTTGAAATTCGGAAATGCCGGTCACGTTATCTCGTTTTGAGAGTTTTTTGCCGGAAATATCCAAAATCAGCGGCGTATGGGCAAATTCCGGGACTGCGACGCCAAAGGCTTCATACAGCAGAATTTGTTTGGCGGTATTGGCAATATGGTCTTCCCCGCGAATCACTTGGGTGATTCTCATGTCAATGTCATCGACAACAACGGCGAGGTTATAGAGTGGCATACCGATGTCGGCACCACTGGAACCCCGGGCGATCACCATATCGCCGCCAAGGTCGCTTCCCCGCCAGGATACTTCACCGCGCACCAAGTCATTCCAGACAATCTCGCGATCGTCTTCGATTTTGAACCGAATCACCGAGGGGCGTCCTTCGGCTTCAAATTTGGCGATTTGATCCACCGTTAGATCCCGGTGACGGTTATCGTAGCGGGGGGCTTCATTCCGCGCTTTTTGAGCTTCTCTCATTTCGTCGAGTTCTTCGGCGGTGGTGTAACACCGATAGGCGAGACCCTTATCAATGAGAGTTTTGACTCGTTCCCGGTAGAGGTCGAGACGCTTGGACTGGAAAACCGGACCGGCATCCCAGTTCAAACCCAACCAGGTGAGTCCATCCAGGATATTTTGGGTGAACTCCGGGCGCGATCGCTCCTCGTCTGTATCTTCGACCCGTAAAATGAACTGGCCCCCTTGATTATGGGCAAATAACCAGTTAAACACAGCCGTTCTGGCTGTTCCAATATGTAAGTTCCCAGTCGGACTAGGAGCTATTCTTACGCGAACAGTCACAATTATTTTCTCTAATTAACTTCGTTGGCAAGGAGACACGCCGTGTCCCCTATTATTAGGAAAACACGGCGCGTAACCTGATTTATATTTTAAACGGGACTGACGGGGCTCGAACCCGCAACTTCCGCCGTGACAGGGCGGTGCTCTAACCAATTGAACTACAGTCCCTTTCCTTGAGCCTTTTATATCTTGCATGATGCTTTTGGATTTGTCAACCCCTTTTTCAAAAAAAATTTTTTGACCGGGGAAGGGGGCGATTACAGCTTGGCAATATCCAGTCAGGGCGGACCTTTGAGTGCTGCCAGAAACCGGGTTTCTTTCCCCAAACTCTGCCAATTTCCCCAAATCTAGGACAGAAACCCGGTTTCTTATCCCCGTCTCCTGCTCTCATGAGGGTCTAGGGGATGATTTATCCTAGAGGGAAGGGCGATCGCCACCTTAACCCCCCATCACCCCCTCCAATCCTCAAGGGAAGGTAAAATCATGTCTAATCAAGCCTTAAAATCTATTCTGACGGTCGAAGAATATCTGCACTATGAAGAACTCAGCGACATTCGTCATGAGTACATTCAGGGTCAAGTTTATGCCATGTCCGGAGGTAGCCAGGAACATAATTTGATTTCGGTTAATATTATCACTGGCCTAAAAACTCAGTTACGCGGGAGTGGTTGTCGAGTCTTTTCGGGCAACATGAAAGTCAGAATCAAAGACCTGGATTTATTTTATTATCCTGATGTTTCAATTAGCTGTAATCCTCAAGACCGGCAGAAGTATTTTCTTGAGTTTCCTTGTCTAATTTTTGAGGTACTTTCTCCGAGTACCGAACGGATAGATCGTCAAGAAAAACTTATCAACTATAGAGAATTAAATAGTCTTCAAGAGTATGTGTTGGTATCCCAAACGGAAAAAAAGGTGGAAGTCTATCGGCGAGGCGATCGCCCCTGCGATTGGAGTTTAGCAACTTTTTTACAAAACGATATCATTGACTTTCAATCTCTTGGATTACAGCTATCTCTTTCAGACATCTATGAAGAGGTAGAACTGTGAGGATAAAATCCCAAAACTAGAGCGGTTTTAGGCTAATCTTCGCTTAAAACCGCTCCTTGCTTAATTCTCCTGTTTTTCCAACAACTGGTGGACAAAATGCGCGTGTTCGGGTGAATTCAATCCTTCTTGCCAAACGGTGAGGACTCCGGAAAAATCTCCCGCTAATAACTTGGGACAGTCTAACCATAACCCCGGAAAAACTAGACTCCGCAAAACTCCATTTTCGTCCGGTTCGATGAGGATATATTCGCCTTCCGTGAGGTGGAACCAATCCAGTTGAGTTTGAGACACGCGCCACACCAGATACTCTTGCACTCCGTTACGACGGTAGACTTGTTTTTTATCATGTAAATCGTAAGTGGCAGTTGATGCGGCGATTTCTGCTATAAATTCTGGTGGACCTTCAACATAATCATCTTCTGCGATCGCGGAAGTACCCCCAGTCTCAATTCTTAACAGTGCATCCGGTTGGGGTTCATTGTCTAAATCGAGACGCACGGTGGTGTTATCATTCAGTTCGGTCCCTGGCGTTGCCAGCCAGTAATTGCTTAACCATGCCATGATTGCTGCATGAGGTAAACCGTGACTTTTAGAACGGACGGGTGATGGCATATAAACGACTCCTTCGATGAGTTCAGCTTTTTTGCAATTTGGCATAGCGTGATAGCGGCGCTCAAATTCAGGACGAGTGAGGCGATCGCCATTCTCTAAAGGAAGGAGTTGTTGTTCCGTTTTGTTGTTGGGTTTTCCCACTGAAGTTTGTCTACTCATAATGTGAGCCTCCATGAATTGTTCTGGGAAATTACTGTCTCTATTATCAAAGATTTATTCCCCGATTGTCCAGGATTCGCATTCACTCTTCTAGGTTTATGGCAAAAACTAAAAACTGGGTCACTTGCAACGGATTAAAATTATTATCGCTGACTAAAATTAACGAGCGTCGTCCATCGGCTAATTTGGGACCGAAGGTCATTCCTTCTAAGTTATCCAGGGGAATATCTAAAGTTCGCAAGTCCAGCAACAGGCGTTTTTGAGCCGGTTGGATGTTTTGAATATCAACATCTTTTAAACTGTCGATTGGCTGAATATTTGTTGCGTCTCCCAGAGAAACTTCATATAATAAAACTGTATTTCCTACATCTTCTGTAAAGCCTCGTTCTAAACTGAGCAATTTTGTTTCATCCCAAGCGAGTAATTCGACTAAGCTATGAATTGTCAATCCATCCGGATATTTAGGTTCAGTCTGTACAGGTTCGGTGAGATAGTAAAACTCTTGGACGGGTTGTCCTGTGGTCAAATCATATTGCAAAATGCGGACGGGAGTTCCTTTTTCCAGATTGGCGGGTTCTCCATCTTGAACTAAAGCCGTTTCGGTTGCGGTATAGAGGAATTGCTCACTCGGGCTTAAAGTTAGGCTTTCAAAAGCCTGATTATTCCGAATCCCTTGACCATTTTGAGCGATGAATTTATCGGGAATGGGGAGAGATTGGAGTTCTTTTCCTTCCCGGGAAAATTCTTTGATGAAGGGTTGAATATCTCGTTCCACATCTCCCTCGGATGAAATAAATAGGGTATCGCGACGGGTTAAGGAAATCCCTTCAGGGTCTACGGTGTAAGTGGGAAAAGGGCGACTGCTTTTATCCACCAAGGGGGTAACACCAATGGGGTTAACAGCCAGAGGATTTAATTCTATTTCTACATTGTAAAATCTTGCGGGTCCTTGGATTGCGCGATCGTCTGATACGGCATAATACAGATTGCGCTGAGGATCGTAGGTGATTCCTGAGAGTCCTCCGAGGGGGGTATCCTGAAAAATAAAGCCGGTGGGGATTTTGAATTCTCCTAAATATTCAACCGGAGAATTTATCACTGAGGCAGAATTAGAAATCCGTGACTTGGAAGGACTGGCAAAGCTTTCGGGAAGGGTTTGCGGTTGACAACCCATGCCAAAAGTACAAGACAATCCCAAAGTTATCCATAAAATAGGGTTAATTTGAGCAAAAAGCATAGAGGTTTGAGCTGATGTATTTTCTTGAAGTTAGCAGAAATATAAATTTTTTAAACAGCTAAATAGCCACTATTTCCCAGGTTTAATTTGAATTTATAGCAGTTTTAAACCTTAAATTCACGAACAATTTTGAGAAAATTGGACCAACCAGTCTTTAACGACAAAGGTGGCGATGCAGTCATCTTCGTTATAGGTTAAAATTAAATCCAAGTAATGACGATCGCCTGTTTCTAACCAGCGATCGTACCACACCACACATTGAGCACCGGACGCTAAGGCATTCTGCCACTCAAATCCGAGATATCGAGCAATCGACTTGAGGGCATAACTTTCCACCGGCATCACCACAGATTGGGTGACTAACTTATGAATATCCACAAACCGATTGAGAATTACTTTCCATCGATGTGGGGGAGTATGATAGCGGCGGGCCAGTTTTTTTAGGGTTTGAACTTCATAGTCACAAAAATGAAAAATTGGGGCAATCGGATAGGTCCAAATTAATTCCAAAAACTGCTCCCAAATTTGGAACTCTTCTTCGGGACTTTCGGCTAAAAAAGCATGAAATTTCTGCGTGGGTGCTTCTCCTGGGGCGAGATTGCGGCGATCAACGACTAACACGCCCAGTAGAAAATCGAGGTTTAATTCCGGTTGCGCTTCAATATCAAAATAGAGTTCAACCGGAGAAAGGGGTAGAAACTTGGGAGAAAGGGGCAATTTTTGGGGTAAAGCGATCGCTTGATTATTGAGGGTTGCCTTGGCTTGTATGATCAGATCACGGGCGACAGTTTCCGGTTCATATTGATTATTGCAAACCTCAACTAGACCATTGGCTAAAGTGAGTAAATCCGCATGGGCGAGGGATTCTAGTTGGGTCAAATTCAGTTGTTTTAACTGTTGATAACGAATCGGAGTTACTCCAGGCAGAAGGGAGAGGTGCTGTGTCTCTTGGGCGATCGCATAACAATGACTCTGCCAGTGGCACATACTGCAAGGATGTCGTGCCATAAAGACTTCCGGTTCTTGGCGATGGCTCAACATTTTAATGCAAGGGTTTAATACCTCCTGCATTTGAGGGACATATTTCTCTAAATTCACCCGATATTCCCCTACTTCACGGCAAACTAACCAGGCATCCTGGGGCCAAGCCCCCTGGACCCCGGCCAACACCAGGGCGTGAAATGCCGCCATAATTTGATGTTGTGCCTTCGGACGTTTACTGAAGCGAATATCCACGGGAATATAGGACCAATTCCCATAAACCGAGGCACCGGGTTTTCGGATTAATAAATCAGGACGACTCATCAGGGTGACTCCTTGGGGTCCTGGAGTCA
Protein-coding regions in this window:
- a CDS encoding CAAD domain-containing protein — protein: MSEPSTVPVVTTGVPNTGATNEQLERIGKQVREILSYLPDYVTGFVKDNQRPLTTVGLLIAALVSLRVLVAVLEVLNGIPLVQPTFEIVGMAYSGWFIYRYLLSATTRKELSVKVEEIKEQITGNHSPNP
- a CDS encoding Uma2 family endonuclease, giving the protein MSNQALKSILTVEEYLHYEELSDIRHEYIQGQVYAMSGGSQEHNLISVNIITGLKTQLRGSGCRVFSGNMKVRIKDLDLFYYPDVSISCNPQDRQKYFLEFPCLIFEVLSPSTERIDRQEKLINYRELNSLQEYVLVSQTEKKVEVYRRGDRPCDWSLATFLQNDIIDFQSLGLQLSLSDIYEEVEL
- a CDS encoding Uma2 family endonuclease; its protein translation is MSRQTSVGKPNNKTEQQLLPLENGDRLTRPEFERRYHAMPNCKKAELIEGVVYMPSPVRSKSHGLPHAAIMAWLSNYWLATPGTELNDNTTVRLDLDNEPQPDALLRIETGGTSAIAEDDYVEGPPEFIAEIAASTATYDLHDKKQVYRRNGVQEYLVWRVSQTQLDWFHLTEGEYILIEPDENGVLRSLVFPGLWLDCPKLLAGDFSGVLTVWQEGLNSPEHAHFVHQLLEKQEN
- a CDS encoding esterase-like activity of phytase family protein, whose protein sequence is MLFAQINPILWITLGLSCTFGMGCQPQTLPESFASPSKSRISNSASVINSPVEYLGEFKIPTGFIFQDTPLGGLSGITYDPQRNLYYAVSDDRAIQGPARFYNVEIELNPLAVNPIGVTPLVDKSSRPFPTYTVDPEGISLTRRDTLFISSEGDVERDIQPFIKEFSREGKELQSLPIPDKFIAQNGQGIRNNQAFESLTLSPSEQFLYTATETALVQDGEPANLEKGTPVRILQYDLTTGQPVQEFYYLTEPVQTEPKYPDGLTIHSLVELLAWDETKLLSLERGFTEDVGNTVLLYEVSLGDATNIQPIDSLKDVDIQNIQPAQKRLLLDLRTLDIPLDNLEGMTFGPKLADGRRSLILVSDNNFNPLQVTQFLVFAINLEE
- a CDS encoding TM0106 family RecB-like putative nuclease, whose amino-acid sequence is MTDYWYVKDMLLTDNLLFDYQRCARLSFLNLYGNGTHPESASDFATKLKRDSEVYRQDVLAEYPAQRPNYPYGDWVKGAEATVALMQQGIDRIAHGVLMTPGPQGVTLMSRPDLLIRKPGASVYGNWSYIPVDIRFSKRPKAQHQIMAAFHALVLAGVQGAWPQDAWLVCREVGEYRVNLEKYVPQMQEVLNPCIKMLSHRQEPEVFMARHPCSMCHWQSHCYAIAQETQHLSLLPGVTPIRYQQLKQLNLTQLESLAHADLLTLANGLVEVCNNQYEPETVARDLIIQAKATLNNQAIALPQKLPLSPKFLPLSPVELYFDIEAQPELNLDFLLGVLVVDRRNLAPGEAPTQKFHAFLAESPEEEFQIWEQFLELIWTYPIAPIFHFCDYEVQTLKKLARRYHTPPHRWKVILNRFVDIHKLVTQSVVMPVESYALKSIARYLGFEWQNALASGAQCVVWYDRWLETGDRHYLDLILTYNEDDCIATFVVKDWLVQFSQNCS